A segment of the Fusobacterium ulcerans genome:
TCATATCCTTAATGATCACATTGGAAGAGGATCATCTTGGGACTTGGATAGAATGGATGGAGGGGTAACTGTACTACAGCCTCATACTAAAAAGAATGATGAGGGCGGATGGTATAAAGGAACTGCCAATGCCATTTATCAAAATATGCAGTTCATTGATAAATATGATCCTGAAAATGTATTAATTCTTTCAGGAGACCATATCTACAAGATGGACTATGAAAAAATGCTTAAATTTCATAAAGAAAAAGATGCTGATGTAACTATTGGTGTATTTAATGTTCCAATGAAAGATGCACCAAGCTTTGGTATTATGAATGCCAATGAAGATTATTCAATATATGAATTTGAAGAAAAACCAAAACAGCCAAAGAGTACTCTTGCTTCAATGGGAATCTATATTTTTAAATGGAGCGTATTAAAAGAATACCTTCTTGAAGATGAAAAAGATCCTACTTCAAGTAATGACTTTGGTAAAAATATAATTCCTAATCTATTAAATGACCACAAAAAATTATTTGCATATCCATTTGAAGGATATTGGAAAGATGTTGGAACTATAGAAAGTTTCTGGGATGCTCATATGGATCTTTTAAAACCAGATAATGAACTGAATATATTTGATAAAGACTGGAAAATTAATACTCGTCAAGGAGTTTATCCTCCTCTATATGTAAGTGATGATGCTGTAATTACGACTTCATTAGTTGATAAGGGTTGTGAAATAGAAGGTGTAGTTAAAAATTCTGTTATTTTCCCTGGTGTTAAAATCGGAAAAAATAGTAAAGTCATTAACTCTGTAATAATGCAGGATACAGTTATCGAAGAAAATGTTATTATAAATAAAGCAATCATAGCTGATGAAGTAGTTATCAAGAAAAATACAGTTATTGGAGACGATACTGAAATTGCTATTATCGGTCATGGAAGAATAGTAAAAAGCGAAGTTATAAAATAAGCTTACAAGGGAGGACTTTATGCTAAATAATTATATGGCTATAATATTTTTAGCCGAATCTCTAGATAATATCAGATCTCTTACTAAAATGAGACCTCTGGCATCTGTTCCAGTAGGAGGAACTTACAGAATAATAGATTTTGCTTTATCAAATCTGGTTAATGCAGGAATAAGAAACGTTGGTATTTTTGGTGGAAATGATGATATGAACTCACTTACTGACCATATTGGAAGAGGTACTGAGTGGGATTTAGATAGAAAAAAAGATGGTATATTTATTTTTAAACAAATGGCTGATTCTACATATTCAACTAATATAAAAAGAGTTAAAAAGAATATGGAATATTTCTTCCGCAGCAAACAGCAAAATGTAGTTGTTTTAAGCTCTCATATGGTATGCAACATTGATATTGCTGATGTTGTAAAAAAACATGAGGAAAGCGGAAAAGATGTTACTCTGGTATACAAAAAAGTTGATAATGCAAATGAAAGATTTGATAATTGTGACAGTGTAAAAGTTGGAGAAAATGGAGAAATATTAGGAATCGGACAAAATCTTTTCTTTAAAAAGGATGAAAATATTTCTATGGAAGCTTTCGTTCTGAAGAAAGAACTTCTAATAAAGCTGATCTGTGATGGAATACAAGATGGGGCTTACTATACAGTAAAAGACCTTATCTCTAGAAACATTGCCAGATTGAGTATCAATGGATATGAATTCAAAGGATATTTAGCTTGTATCAACTCAACTAAAGAATACTTTGACTTCAACATGGATCTTCTAAATAAAGAAACTAGAGAAGATATCTTTAATAAAGATGGAAGAAAAGTTTACACTAAAACAAAAGATACCCCTCCATCAATGTTTAAAGAAAAAGCTGAAATAGTAAATTCCGTTATAGCTAATGGATGTATTTTAGGTGGAAAAGTTAAAAACTCTATTTTAGCTAGAGGAGCTACAGTTGAAGAGGGAGCTATAGTTGAAGACAGTATCCTTTTACAAGATAGTGTTGTCAAATCTGGAGCTGTATTGAAAAATATAATTGTAGATAAAAATAATGTAATCAAATGTAATGAAAGACTAAGTGCTTCTAGAAATTACCCTCTAGTTATTGAAAAGAGCATCAAATGGGATAAAGAACACTACAGAGATCTTTTAGAATACCTAAAAGGGAAGGGTAGAGACTAGTTCTTCATAAAGGAGTGATGAAGATGAAAGTACTTTTTGCAGCAGGAGAAGCATGGCCTTTTGTGAAAACTGGAGGGCTTGGAGATGTAGCTTACTCTCTGCCAAAAGCATTAAAAAAAGAAAAAATAGATGTAAGAGTGATAATGCCTAAATATAGTTCTATTCCTGATAAGTATAAGGAAATGATGCAGCATTTAGGAGATAAGCAAATATGGGTAGCTCATCATAATGAGTATGTTGGAATAGATTATTGTGAACTTGATGGGGTAACTTACTATTTCGTTGATAACGAAAGATACTTCAACAGAAGTAAAGTCTATGGTGAAGGAGATGACTGTGAAAGATTTGCATTCTTTGCCAAAGCTATCATAGAAACTTTCTATATCACAGGTTTTGAACCAGATATAATTCACTGTAATGACTGGCACACTGGACTGGTACCCATCTACTTAAAAGAAAGAGGAATGTACAATATAAAAACTATCTTCACTATTCATAATCTGAGATTCCAAGGTTTCTTTTACAATGATGTCATAGAAAAAACTTTAGAGCTAGATAGAGGAAGATATTTTGTTGAAGATGGAATCAAGTATTATGATATGATTTCTTTCTTGAAAGGAGGAGTTGTGTATTCTGACTATATCACTACTGTTAGTGATTCATATGCAGAAGAAATCAAAACTCCTGAACTTGGTGAAGGTTTAGATGGACTATTCAGAAAATTTGATTACAAACTGAATGGTATAGTCAATGGAATAGATGGAACTGTGTATAAGGTTCCTAGAAAAGGAAAGAAAAGATTAAAGGCTGAACTTCAGGAAAGTTTAGGACTTAATCAGGACCCTGATGTTCCTTTAGTGTCTATCATTACTAGATTAGACAGACAAAAGGGAATAGATTTGATTATAGACAGCTTTGATAGATTGATGAAATTAGGTATCCAGTTTGTTCTTCTTGGAAATGGTGAGCCTAAATATGAAGATTTCTTTAAATGGAAAGAAAGACAATATCCTGGAAGAGTCTGCTCATATATTGGATTTAACCAGCCTTTATCTATGGAGATATACAGTGGGTCAGATATGTTTTTAATGCCTTCTATCTTTGAACCTTGCGGCCTTTCTCAAATGATTGCTATGAGATACAGCTGTGTCCCTATAGTCAGAGAAACAGGTGGTTTAAAAGATACAGTCACTCCTTACAATGAATATACTGGAGAAGGAGATGGATTTGGTTTTAAAAATATAAGCAGTGATGAATTATATCAAACTCTGGAATATGCAATTTCTATTTATAAAGATAAAGATAAGTGGGAAAAAATTGTAAAAAGTGCTAAAGCTAGAGATAATAACTGGAATACATCTGCTAAAAAATATATTTCACTTTATAACGAAATTACAAAATAGAAAAAAAGGGAGAATACTTACAGGTAAGCTCCCTTTTACTATTTTTATTCTTGTACTCTGATTAGTAATTTTTAATTTAATTACTAATAGACTGTTATAAATTACTAACTATTTGTATTCTTTAAGTAATCTTCTTTTGTGTCCATTTCTTTATTGTATCTTTTATACTTTTTAGAAAATGGTTTTTTCATCTTAAAATACTTTTTATTTATGTTTTAAATCTATTTTTATTTAAAATTTTTCTAAAATCATTGTTCAATATAAATATAATAGTTACAATTATTAATGAAATTATTCCAACACTTATAGCTTTATAAAACCAAATTATCCAATTATTAATATTATTCAAACTTAATTTAAATACTTTACTTACAAAATAATCAATTGATATCATACTCAGTATAGATAAAGAAAAATATTTCATTAATGTTTTTAAATATTTTATTCCCTTTTGTTCAAAACATCTTTTAAATACTAATATAGGTTTTAAAATTAAAATTATAACTAAATTTGAAATTAAAGTTCCAATTATAACTCCATTCAACTGCATTTTTTGAACCATTATTAATGAAAATATTAAGTTTAATATCCCTTCTAAAAAAGGAGCATAAATGTCATCAAAAAAACCAGAAACAGTTTTAAAGATATCGGTTACTCCTCTTATCATTTGTATAAAAAGATTTATCAATATTAAAATTACACTTATCTTAGGTAACACATATTCTTCGCCTAACCAAAGTTTTATAAAAGGTGTTATTAAATAATATGTGCAAATAATTAAAAAAGTTGATATATAAAAATAAATTATGTATATTTCATTCCATTTTTTATAAATATCTTCTTTGGTATTTTCAGCTACATATTTTCCCATAATAGGAGTTAAAGCATCAGTAATTATTCCAATTAATATTATCAACATTTGATATATCATTAAATAACTTGAATATATACCAATTATACTTAAAGAAACAAATTTAGACAATACTATATAATCTGTATTAAAAACTATTACTCCTGCCAATTTATGCCAAAATAAATTTTTAGTATCCTTAATTAAGTTTTTATCAATTATTTTAACTTTATCAATTTTATAGTTAATTTTATAATTATAATTATAAAAAATATAAAGATATAAATTTTCTAAAATCATGATTAAAATAAAAATCAAAAAAGATTGAGTTTTTATCATAAAAATTATTTGTAAAATTTGAAAAACAATTCTTCCTGAGCCTTGTATCATTCTAACTTTATTAAATTCTTGGTTTGCAGTAAACAATATTGGATATTTTGCATAAAGATATGAAATTGAAGTATTTATAACATACAAACTCCAAAATATATATAACATATGACCATAACTATTAACTTTGATAAAATTATGTAGCATCACATTTAATAATAAACCCACTAATAATATTACTAAAGCAACTCTTTTATAAAAATAATTTATTGTTGCTATAATTATATTTATTTGATCTTGATTTCTCTCTGATAGAGGTCTATACAATGCATATGCAGATGCCATACCTATTCCCATATCAGCCAAATTTAAATATGCAATTATCTGGGTAAATAATCTCATTAATCCAAGAGTTTCTAAGCCCATATATTTACTAAAATAACCATTCAAAATAAAACCAGATATACTTGTTCCTAATGTAATTATCAAATTTAATTTCAAGTTTTGCTTCAAAATTTTTTTCATAATTAATTATCCTTTTATTTTAATAATTTTTTCAAATTTTTCTAAAAAGTTTTCATCTCCAAATGTTTTATTTATATCTAAATCTTCTTTTTCTTTCTCTTTTAGATTAAGTATTGCAAATTTTATTTTTTCTACAAAATCATTTTTTGAATCTAATGAGACAAAATATTTTTTTTTATAATTTTCTAAAACTTCACAACTTCCCAGAATTTTAGTAGCAACAATCATTTTATTAAAAATCATTGCTTCTATTAACGTTGTTGGCAGTCCTTCATAAAGAGAAGAGGATACATATATATTTGATTCTTTTAAATAAGGATAAGGATTTTCTTTAAATCCTAAAAGATATATTTTCTTTTCTAACTTTAATTTTTTTATTAAAGTTTCTATTTTATACATTTCTTCTCCTTTACCAATTATATATAATTTTACATTTTTATATTCTTTTAGAACTTCACTTATAACCTCTATTAAGTTTAAATACCCTTTCTCTGGAGATAATCTTCCTATTGTCAGAATATTTATATCATCTTCATTATATAATTTATTTTGCATTTTTGATTCTTCTTTTATTTTTTTTATATTTATTGGATTATATAAAACTTTTATTTTAGGGAAAAGAAAGGAATATTTTTTTTCAGCTAATTCCTTTACTGATTTAGATACTGCTATAATTATTTCTAATTTTTCATAAACATTTTTTTCCATTTTAGTTTGAATTTTACTTAATTTATTGATATCTGAATGTAACCAACCTATTTTTACAGATTTTAATTTTAGATTTGCTGCAATAAAATTAGATGGTCCTTCTTGAAATCCAATTATATATTTATATTCTTTTCCTTTTAAAATTTGATTAGACTTCATTTTTAAATACCACAAATAAATGTTTCTTCTAAATATTCCTTTAAAAAATATGCCTAACAACTTTTCTTTCAAACTATAATTTAAAAATAAAAGTTCTCTTAAAGGAATTTGTTTATATTTTGGAAAAATATTCATTATTTTTATATTTTCTTTAACATATTTTCTATATATACCATAATCATTAATCAATAGCAGCTCTACTTCATACTTTGTTCCAAAAATATTCAAGCATTCTATTAATATCTTTTGACTCCCTCCACTCCCGAGTGTATCCATAATAAAAAGTACTTTATTCATTTATTCTCATTCCTTTATTTTTATTGATTTTCTATAATATCTTTTTTAATTTTCTTATTCATAATAGATTTTAAAAATTTTATAAACAATAAAAAAACACAATATATTAAAAAAAATTGTATTATTTCTGATAATACTGGGAAAAAAGAAGCTCTTGGACTTATATATAAATTTTTTATAATAGGAATCATCATATATAGTTTAAATCTTGATGAAAGAAGGCTTTTTTCTATATTTGGAAAGGTATAACCTAATAAAACATTTATAAAAAATATAAAAATAATTCCTCCAAAATTATATAATTCTGCTAAATAATTTCCTCCTACACCAAATCCTAATAAATAGTATTCTTTATTTATCTGATATGATAAATGTGCTGAAATATTTGTTGTATGTAATAGTACTTCTAAAGATTGTTTTTTTGAATCATAGTTTTCAAACAAAAATACTATATAGTCTCTAATTGGTGAAAATAGCATTAATGTTGGATTTACTAAATATTTATCAATAAAAAGTTTATTTAAACCTATTATTCCTACACTTCCCCCCTGCTCTTTAAAAAATTTAATTATAGAATTTACTATACTCATACTTGAATTTATGCTACTTCTCATATTAGAAATTAACTGAAAAAAAAGTATTAGTGGAATAAATATTAATATCATTTTCTTAGTTACTTGTTTCTTAAATAAGATAATATAATATGTTAAGATAAGAAGTAAATTTATACCCAAAATTGTTCTTCCACCTTTAAGACTTTGAATTAAATTTATAATAACAAAAATAAAACTACACTTTAAAAAGTTCTTATGAGACGGTTTTGAGGCTAAAAATAAATAATAACTAAAAAAAAATAAAATATTCCATCCTTTTGTCCAAATTGGTAAAGAATAATTAAAGAATTCTCCATTATAAAGACCTGCATAACCTATCATTTTTATAATTTTTATTTCTAAAATTAACCTCATTAACAAAGGTAAAAATGAAATATAAATAATAACTTGAGATACTTTTTCCCAAATCTTATCTTCTTTTATTTTTACAACATATTTTTTTTTACAATTTTTATATAAAGTCATCCCTGTATATAGTCCTAAAATTGCAATAATTAATATTTTCAATGTATAGATTACTGTTTCGATATTTAAATAGCCATAATTAAAGATTTCAAGATTCCACCAATATTGTTTTGAAAATTTTGAAAAAAATATATTGCTTAAATTAAAAACTCCAAATGATAGTATAAAAAAGAAAATTATTGAAATTCCATTATTTATTTTGTAAGAATAATATAATATATATACATATATCATTAATAAAAAAGTTTCATTTGCCTTCAGTTCAGGCATAACTATAAGAAGAAACAAATAAATAATAGAAAATAATATTATACAAATAATTTCATTTAACAAATCTTTTATTTTCATTTTCTATTGATGAACTTAAAATCTTATTGCAAATATTTTCTACTGAAAATATTTGCTCATAATATCTTCGCCCATTTTCTCCTTTCTTATTTCTATCTTCTTCATCAAATACTATTTTTAAAGCATTCTGGAGTAACGATTTTTCATCTCCTGCTATTGAAGCATAGCCTCCCTTTATTTCATTTTCTAATATATTTCCATAATCAGTAAATTTATCAATTGAAGCTATTATTGGCAATCCTACTTTTAAATAATCTAAACTTTTAGAAGGAAAACTTGGAACAGTTAATTTAGAAGATAAGCTAACTATCCCTATATCAAAACTAGCAATTATTTCTTCATATTTTTCTCTTGGAATATAATCTAAAAATTTTATATTTACTATTTTTTGATCATTAACTATCTTTTTTAATCGTTCTTTGTCTGTCCCTTTTCCTAT
Coding sequences within it:
- a CDS encoding glucose-1-phosphate adenylyltransferase produces the protein MKKKQIIAMILAGGQGSRLLDLTEKIAKPGVPFGGKYRIIDFTLSNCSNSGIDTVGVLTQYEPHILNDHIGRGSSWDLDRMDGGVTVLQPHTKKNDEGGWYKGTANAIYQNMQFIDKYDPENVLILSGDHIYKMDYEKMLKFHKEKDADVTIGVFNVPMKDAPSFGIMNANEDYSIYEFEEKPKQPKSTLASMGIYIFKWSVLKEYLLEDEKDPTSSNDFGKNIIPNLLNDHKKLFAYPFEGYWKDVGTIESFWDAHMDLLKPDNELNIFDKDWKINTRQGVYPPLYVSDDAVITTSLVDKGCEIEGVVKNSVIFPGVKIGKNSKVINSVIMQDTVIEENVIINKAIIADEVVIKKNTVIGDDTEIAIIGHGRIVKSEVIK
- the wzy gene encoding O-antigen polysaccharide polymerase Wzy, producing MKIKDLLNEIICIILFSIIYLFLLIVMPELKANETFLLMIYVYILYYSYKINNGISIIFFFILSFGVFNLSNIFFSKFSKQYWWNLEIFNYGYLNIETVIYTLKILIIAILGLYTGMTLYKNCKKKYVVKIKEDKIWEKVSQVIIYISFLPLLMRLILEIKIIKMIGYAGLYNGEFFNYSLPIWTKGWNILFFFSYYLFLASKPSHKNFLKCSFIFVIINLIQSLKGGRTILGINLLLILTYYIILFKKQVTKKMILIFIPLILFFQLISNMRSSINSSMSIVNSIIKFFKEQGGSVGIIGLNKLFIDKYLVNPTLMLFSPIRDYIVFLFENYDSKKQSLEVLLHTTNISAHLSYQINKEYYLLGFGVGGNYLAELYNFGGIIFIFFINVLLGYTFPNIEKSLLSSRFKLYMMIPIIKNLYISPRASFFPVLSEIIQFFLIYCVFLLFIKFLKSIMNKKIKKDIIENQ
- a CDS encoding glycogen synthase, with translation MKVLFAAGEAWPFVKTGGLGDVAYSLPKALKKEKIDVRVIMPKYSSIPDKYKEMMQHLGDKQIWVAHHNEYVGIDYCELDGVTYYFVDNERYFNRSKVYGEGDDCERFAFFAKAIIETFYITGFEPDIIHCNDWHTGLVPIYLKERGMYNIKTIFTIHNLRFQGFFYNDVIEKTLELDRGRYFVEDGIKYYDMISFLKGGVVYSDYITTVSDSYAEEIKTPELGEGLDGLFRKFDYKLNGIVNGIDGTVYKVPRKGKKRLKAELQESLGLNQDPDVPLVSIITRLDRQKGIDLIIDSFDRLMKLGIQFVLLGNGEPKYEDFFKWKERQYPGRVCSYIGFNQPLSMEIYSGSDMFLMPSIFEPCGLSQMIAMRYSCVPIVRETGGLKDTVTPYNEYTGEGDGFGFKNISSDELYQTLEYAISIYKDKDKWEKIVKSAKARDNNWNTSAKKYISLYNEITK
- a CDS encoding lipopolysaccharide biosynthesis protein, producing MKKILKQNLKLNLIITLGTSISGFILNGYFSKYMGLETLGLMRLFTQIIAYLNLADMGIGMASAYALYRPLSERNQDQINIIIATINYFYKRVALVILLVGLLLNVMLHNFIKVNSYGHMLYIFWSLYVINTSISYLYAKYPILFTANQEFNKVRMIQGSGRIVFQILQIIFMIKTQSFLIFILIMILENLYLYIFYNYNYKINYKIDKVKIIDKNLIKDTKNLFWHKLAGVIVFNTDYIVLSKFVSLSIIGIYSSYLMIYQMLIILIGIITDALTPIMGKYVAENTKEDIYKKWNEIYIIYFYISTFLIICTYYLITPFIKLWLGEEYVLPKISVILILINLFIQMIRGVTDIFKTVSGFFDDIYAPFLEGILNLIFSLIMVQKMQLNGVIIGTLISNLVIILILKPILVFKRCFEQKGIKYLKTLMKYFSLSILSMISIDYFVSKVFKLSLNNINNWIIWFYKAISVGIISLIIVTIIFILNNDFRKILNKNRFKT
- the glgD gene encoding glucose-1-phosphate adenylyltransferase subunit GlgD; protein product: MLNNYMAIIFLAESLDNIRSLTKMRPLASVPVGGTYRIIDFALSNLVNAGIRNVGIFGGNDDMNSLTDHIGRGTEWDLDRKKDGIFIFKQMADSTYSTNIKRVKKNMEYFFRSKQQNVVVLSSHMVCNIDIADVVKKHEESGKDVTLVYKKVDNANERFDNCDSVKVGENGEILGIGQNLFFKKDENISMEAFVLKKELLIKLICDGIQDGAYYTVKDLISRNIARLSINGYEFKGYLACINSTKEYFDFNMDLLNKETREDIFNKDGRKVYTKTKDTPPSMFKEKAEIVNSVIANGCILGGKVKNSILARGATVEEGAIVEDSILLQDSVVKSGAVLKNIIVDKNNVIKCNERLSASRNYPLVIEKSIKWDKEHYRDLLEYLKGKGRD
- a CDS encoding glycosyltransferase, yielding MNKVLFIMDTLGSGGSQKILIECLNIFGTKYEVELLLINDYGIYRKYVKENIKIMNIFPKYKQIPLRELLFLNYSLKEKLLGIFFKGIFRRNIYLWYLKMKSNQILKGKEYKYIIGFQEGPSNFIAANLKLKSVKIGWLHSDINKLSKIQTKMEKNVYEKLEIIIAVSKSVKELAEKKYSFLFPKIKVLYNPINIKKIKEESKMQNKLYNEDDINILTIGRLSPEKGYLNLIEVISEVLKEYKNVKLYIIGKGEEMYKIETLIKKLKLEKKIYLLGFKENPYPYLKESNIYVSSSLYEGLPTTLIEAMIFNKMIVATKILGSCEVLENYKKKYFVSLDSKNDFVEKIKFAILNLKEKEKEDLDINKTFGDENFLEKFEKIIKIKG